Genomic segment of Pochonia chlamydosporia 170 chromosome 1, whole genome shotgun sequence:
CTTTGCTTCCGCCTCCTGCTCGACTGCCGGCAAAGATACGGCGGTGGTTATGGCGAATTAGGAGCAGCCATTGTTGGTCCTAAGTTTCGCAACCTCATTCTTGGCTCCATTGCATTATCCCAGCTGGGATTTGTTTGCACTGGACTCATCTTTACTGCCGAGAACCTGTACTCCTTTTTGGATGCCATCACTCGAGGCCACCAGAACATTAGCGTTGGAGTGCCGGGCCTGATTGCTTTACAGCTCGTGCCTCTCGTACCACTGGCGCTAATTCGAAATATTTCTAAGTTGGGGCCCGTCGCCTTACTTGCTGATGTTTTTATTCTCGTTGGCTTGGTGTACATTTGGCAATTTGACGTGCGAGCTTTGGCAACCCACGGGATGGACCCCACAGTGCGACTTTTCAACCCTTCGGCATTCACTTTGACCATTGGTTCTGCTATTTTCACCTTTGAGGGTATAGGACTTATCCTTCCTATCCAGTCTAGCATGAAGAAGCCGGAGCATTTCAGTGGGCTCCTCTATTTCGTGATGTTGCTCATTACAATCATCTTTACATCAGTGGGGGCCCTTTGCTATGCCACATTTGGCGAGAAGACTAAGATTCAGGTCATTTCAAACTTCCCTCAGGGCTCTGCACTGGTGAACGCGGTGCAATTTCTTTATTCTCTTGCCGTTCTTGCCGGCGAGCCCGTTCAGCTTTTTCCGGCAGTTCGTATCCTAGAGACGTCGCTATTCGGGGAGAGAGCAACGGGAAAGAAAAGCATTGCAATCAAGTGGCAGAAGAACGCAGTTCGAACTGCGGTTATGGGTCTTTGTGTCGGCATCAGTATGGTTGGTGCCAGCGATTTGGACAAATTTGTCGCTTTGATTGGAAGCTTCGCATGCGTTCCCCTCGTATACATTTATCCGGCGTATCTGCATTATAAGGGCATTGCGGCTTCCCCTTGGGTCAAAGCTTTTGACCTTGTACTGATGATTTTAGGATTGATTGCCATGTTCTACACCACCTCGGTCACGGCTGCGCAATGGATACAGGGCTAGACATCTGGGTGAGCAATGGTCTGCGTCCAACGACCTCTCCCTCACACCCACATAAAAGGGTGACATGGAAAGAGATCAATACATCCTGCTAAGAGAATAGGGATGTTTTAGGAATAAGTAGGACTAAATACATGTGCGCCGGTCTATGTGTCGTTCCGTTCCATTCGATGGCAATCTAACCCGGTGCCCCTCTAGCTACCGAATCCATTCATGCGCATCCCGTATTCGTTCCGAAGCATCTATTTCCATTGGTGTTTGATACTTATGGTCGCTATGATTGGCGAGCAATTGATAGCAGATGTACACTCGGAAGGCAAAACAATTTGGTTGTGGCCGGACTGACTGTTGGCCAATTTTGTTGCTGACCTCCGCCGTGCCACCACCGTCCAAAACTTCCAATGGTTGTGGCCTCCTCCATGCTGGGAGAACCATTGATGGTAGAATCATTTTCTCTGCTCGCCCAGCCTAGCAGTAAgacatactccgtaccttcATATACAATATTGTGACCTCTATGTTTCTCCTTGTAGCATATAGTAGCTACAAATGGCCTAAATCACCCAACAACACATCAATGACAACGATGCGAACTATACTGTGGAAAGAAACGTATGTATGGCTTGAGTATGCCGCCTCGTCAGACATGGCGACAAACTGATGACATGCCTCGTCTGGTGATAAATACCTACCTGGGTGGGCAGGCACGGGGGTGTCACAAAAAGTCAGGTGCTGCCCCACCTGGGTATCTACGGGGGTAGGTATCTAGTTCTGTCACAGAGGTGCCTTTCTATGTAGGTCGTCATTATCAACGAGCCCCCTAAGCAACGAGAACGGAAAGAATGGGCTCATCGACATCGAAAGTCGGCCGTGCTACCCCAGTAGCTGCAAGACGATACCCAGTGCGAGATCAGAATCGCGGACCAGCGAATCTAAGCCAAACGAAGCAACATGCGAAGTTGCCAAGTGGCAGCGGCAAAAAGGAACACGGTATGTG
This window contains:
- a CDS encoding amino acid transporter (similar to Neosartorya fischeri NRRL 181 XP_001265581.1), encoding MEDNDEIPSSFSSRKSHRHAAILDRYLPEGYSADPEVSLSSQAVVDSSTGHLQQSPDPSTTAADLTEVGRTMTTEDNADSSANNDEQSSLRLQGGDIHRDMFKIKARANSLRRAATFSHQPSPRLSPTDELSYPEQRVPGGFRRQHIQHHGRHRRRLSGTLIVARNFIDFLDLYGSFAGEDLEDEDTSSEDESAIEDRDVDEPDERRPLIRRPAPGRRRSSRRLAREGDASTVKTFFTLIKAFIGTGIMFLPKAFRNGGILFSSLTLVAVSLINCLCFRLLLDCRQRYGGGYGELGAAIVGPKFRNLILGSIALSQLGFVCTGLIFTAENLYSFLDAITRGHQNISVGVPGLIALQLVPLVPLALIRNISKLGPVALLADVFILVGLVYIWQFDVRALATHGMDPTVRLFNPSAFTLTIGSAIFTFEGIGLILPIQSSMKKPEHFSGLLYFVMLLITIIFTSVGALCYATFGEKTKIQVISNFPQGSALVNAVQFLYSLAVLAGEPVQLFPAVRILETSLFGERATGKKSIAIKWQKNAVRTAVMGLCVGISMVGASDLDKFVALIGSFACVPLVYIYPAYLHYKGIAASPWVKAFDLVLMILGLIAMFYTTSVTAAQWIQG